One part of the Streptomyces lienomycini genome encodes these proteins:
- a CDS encoding ArsR/SmtB family transcription factor, translating into MADLERRLAALEAADRPASRPKEGDLWALEGLKEQLAGLGAEAGGVLFTGSVRLPTGEQYAWQHGALTEGLLDADWTESAEVFAALGHPVRLRLLREVLGGRRTAAELAELDGMGTTGQIYHHLRQLTGAGWLHTTGRGRHEVPPGRVVPLLVALSTARN; encoded by the coding sequence GTGGCCGACCTCGAACGGCGCCTCGCCGCCCTGGAAGCCGCCGACCGGCCCGCCTCCCGCCCGAAGGAGGGCGACCTCTGGGCCCTGGAAGGCCTGAAGGAGCAGCTCGCCGGGCTGGGGGCGGAAGCCGGGGGTGTCCTGTTCACCGGCTCCGTGCGCCTGCCGACCGGGGAGCAGTACGCCTGGCAGCACGGCGCGCTCACCGAAGGTCTGCTGGACGCCGACTGGACCGAGTCCGCCGAGGTGTTCGCCGCACTCGGGCACCCCGTGCGGCTGCGGCTGCTGCGGGAGGTGCTCGGCGGCCGACGCACCGCCGCCGAGCTGGCGGAGCTGGACGGAATGGGCACGACCGGCCAGATCTACCACCACCTGCGCCAGCTCACCGGCGCCGGCTGGCTGCACACCACCGGCCGGGGCCGCCACGAGGTGCCGCCGGGGCGCGTCGTACCGCTGCTGGTGGCGCTGTCGACCGCGCGGAACTGA
- a CDS encoding N,N-dimethylformamidase beta subunit family domain-containing protein — protein MGPEQIRRWESGALAHAVTDPFGQGPVPWLRGGETYFGDTGQVVAWYADQDAAASDGSAPRAADDVRRQIKGFTATGAAAPGEAIDFHVTVDPPQEFSVDVYRIGHYGGDGAAKITTSPRLSGIVQPPPLTADRTVSCHHWWLSWRLQIPSYWNIGAYVAVLTTADGYRSHVPFTVRDSHPADLLLLLPDVTWQAYNLYPEDGRTGASLYHAWDEEGRLLGEADAATTVSFDRPYAGAGLPLHVGHAYDFIRFAERYGYDVAYADARDLHSGRVDPTRYRGLVFPGHDEYWSSAMRRTTELAREQGTSLVFLSANTMYWQVELAPSPSGAPDRLLTCRKRRGPGRPALWRELDRAEQQLLGIQYAGRVPEPHPMIVRNAGHWLWEATGAHEGDAIEDLVAGEADRYFPRTALPEHDERILLAHSPYADAGGARRHQETSLYRTPSGAWVFASGTFAWSPALDRPGHVDPRVQRATANLLDRICKRD, from the coding sequence ATGGGGCCCGAGCAGATCCGCCGCTGGGAGTCGGGAGCACTCGCGCACGCCGTGACGGACCCCTTCGGACAGGGGCCCGTCCCGTGGTTGCGCGGCGGCGAGACGTACTTCGGAGACACCGGCCAGGTGGTCGCCTGGTACGCGGACCAGGACGCCGCCGCGTCCGACGGGAGCGCTCCCCGTGCCGCCGACGACGTCCGCCGCCAGATCAAGGGCTTCACCGCGACGGGAGCCGCCGCCCCGGGCGAGGCCATCGACTTCCACGTCACCGTCGACCCGCCGCAGGAGTTCAGCGTCGACGTCTACCGGATCGGCCACTACGGCGGGGACGGCGCCGCCAAGATCACCACCAGCCCCCGGCTGTCCGGCATCGTGCAGCCGCCGCCGCTCACCGCCGACCGCACGGTCTCCTGCCACCACTGGTGGCTGTCCTGGCGGCTCCAGATCCCCTCGTACTGGAACATCGGCGCGTACGTGGCCGTCCTCACCACCGCCGACGGCTACCGCTCCCACGTCCCCTTCACGGTCCGCGACAGCCACCCCGCCGACCTGCTGCTCCTCCTGCCGGACGTCACCTGGCAGGCGTACAACCTGTACCCGGAGGACGGCCGGACCGGTGCGAGCCTCTACCACGCCTGGGACGAGGAGGGCCGGCTCCTCGGTGAGGCGGACGCCGCGACGACCGTCTCCTTCGACCGCCCGTACGCCGGGGCCGGTCTCCCCCTCCACGTGGGCCACGCCTACGACTTCATCCGCTTCGCCGAGCGCTACGGCTACGACGTCGCCTACGCCGACGCCCGCGACCTGCACTCCGGCCGGGTGGATCCGACCCGCTACCGGGGGCTGGTCTTCCCGGGCCACGACGAGTACTGGTCGAGCGCCATGCGCCGCACCACCGAACTCGCCCGCGAGCAGGGCACCTCCCTGGTCTTCCTCTCCGCCAACACCATGTACTGGCAGGTGGAACTGGCGCCCTCCCCGTCCGGGGCCCCCGACCGCCTGCTGACCTGCCGCAAGCGCAGGGGACCCGGCCGGCCCGCGCTGTGGCGGGAGCTGGACCGCGCCGAGCAGCAGCTCCTCGGCATCCAGTACGCCGGGCGCGTCCCCGAACCGCATCCGATGATCGTCCGCAACGCCGGCCACTGGCTCTGGGAGGCCACCGGGGCGCACGAGGGCGACGCGATCGAGGACCTGGTCGCGGGCGAGGCCGACCGCTACTTCCCGCGCACCGCGCTCCCCGAGCACGACGAGCGGATCCTGCTCGCCCACTCCCCGTACGCCGACGCCGGCGGCGCCCGCCGCCACCAGGAGACGTCGCTGTACCGGACCCCGTCGGGCGCCTGGGTCTTCGCGTCCGGGACCTTCGCCTGGTCCCCGGCCCTGGACCGCCCCGGCCACGTCGACCCGCGGGTCCAGCGGGCCACGGCCAACCTCCTGGACCGCATCTGCAAACGGGACTGA
- a CDS encoding histone-like nucleoid-structuring protein Lsr2, whose protein sequence is MAQRVVVTLFDDIDGSEAAETIAFGVDGRTYEIDLNEANARKLRKALEPYVSAGRKRSRSGKAYRQTEVAPDPAAVRAWAQANRMDVPARGRIPKRVYEAFAAAR, encoded by the coding sequence GTGGCGCAGCGTGTCGTGGTCACTCTCTTTGACGACATCGACGGCTCGGAAGCGGCGGAGACGATCGCCTTCGGAGTCGACGGCCGGACGTACGAGATCGACCTGAACGAAGCCAACGCCCGGAAACTGCGCAAGGCGCTCGAGCCGTACGTCTCGGCCGGCCGCAAGCGCTCCCGGTCCGGCAAGGCGTACCGGCAGACGGAGGTCGCCCCCGACCCGGCGGCGGTCCGGGCCTGGGCGCAGGCGAACAGGATGGACGTGCCCGCGCGGGGCCGGATCCCGAAGAGGGTGTACGAGGCGTTCGCCGCGGCCCGGTGA
- a CDS encoding phosphoribosylaminoimidazolesuccinocarboxamide synthase has translation MSGFVEKPEPIQVPGLVHLHTGKVRELYRNEAGDLVMVASDRISAYDWVLPTEIPDKGRVLTRLSLWWFEQLADLAPNHVLSTELPAGAPADWEGRALVCKSLRMVPVECVARGYLTGSGLAEYDETRTVCGLALPEGLVDGSELPAPIFTPATKAEVGEHDENVSYEEVARQVGADTAAALRQATLAVYSRARDISRERGIVLADTKFEFGFDGDDLVLADEVLTPDSSRFWPADRWQPGRAQPSYDKQFVRDWLTSAESGWDRRSEQPPPPLPQQVVDATRAKYVEAYELLTGQSWS, from the coding sequence GTGTCCGGATTCGTTGAAAAGCCCGAGCCGATCCAGGTTCCGGGCCTGGTGCATCTGCACACCGGCAAGGTGCGCGAGCTGTACCGGAACGAGGCGGGCGACCTCGTGATGGTCGCCAGTGACCGCATCTCCGCCTACGACTGGGTGCTGCCGACCGAGATCCCCGACAAGGGCCGGGTCCTCACCCGGCTCTCCCTGTGGTGGTTCGAGCAGCTCGCCGACCTGGCCCCGAACCACGTCCTGAGCACCGAGCTGCCCGCCGGCGCCCCCGCCGACTGGGAGGGCCGCGCGCTGGTCTGCAAGTCGCTGCGGATGGTCCCCGTGGAGTGCGTGGCCCGCGGCTACCTCACCGGCTCGGGCCTGGCGGAGTACGACGAGACCCGCACCGTGTGCGGCCTCGCCCTCCCCGAGGGCCTCGTCGACGGCTCCGAGCTGCCCGCCCCGATCTTCACCCCGGCCACCAAGGCCGAGGTCGGCGAGCACGACGAGAACGTCTCCTACGAGGAGGTCGCCCGCCAGGTCGGCGCCGACACCGCCGCCGCCCTGCGCCAGGCCACCCTCGCCGTCTACTCCCGGGCCCGGGACATCTCCCGCGAGCGCGGCATCGTCCTCGCGGACACGAAGTTCGAGTTCGGCTTCGACGGGGACGACCTGGTCCTCGCCGACGAGGTCCTCACCCCGGACTCCTCCCGCTTCTGGCCGGCTGACCGGTGGCAGCCGGGCCGCGCGCAGCCGTCGTACGACAAGCAGTTCGTGCGGGACTGGCTGACCTCGGCGGAGTCCGGCTGGGACCGCAGGAGCGAGCAGCCTCCGCCGCCGCTGCCGCAGCAGGTCGTGGACGCCACCCGCGCCAAGTACGTGGAGGCCTACGAGCTGCTGACCGGCCAGAGCTGGTCGTAG
- a CDS encoding ABC transporter permease, producing MSATDAPARTERAAGTATTTPMSRMTALARAEMTLLGRNKGTVFASLFVPFVLPFSVRAGAKEMDLAGAGLTVGTLVLPAAIGFSLLFAVYSALVGVFVVRREELVLKRLRTGELRDVEILAGSALPAVLSGLVQCVLLAVGCAVLLDLSAPSAPHLAVVGLLLGLVLCAALAAVTASFTRTGESAQVTPLPIMFVSMAGSGLFLPLGLLPDRLASVCELLPLTPVITLVRGGWTGDLSAADALGAVATAVAWTVVAVFAVRRWFRWEPRH from the coding sequence ATGAGCGCCACGGACGCACCGGCCCGCACCGAGCGCGCCGCCGGGACCGCCACCACCACGCCGATGAGCCGCATGACCGCGCTCGCCCGCGCCGAGATGACCCTGCTGGGACGGAACAAGGGCACCGTCTTCGCCTCGCTGTTCGTCCCGTTCGTGTTGCCGTTCAGCGTGCGGGCGGGGGCCAAGGAGATGGACCTCGCCGGGGCCGGACTGACCGTCGGCACGCTCGTGCTGCCCGCCGCGATCGGCTTCTCCCTGCTGTTCGCCGTCTACTCGGCCCTGGTCGGCGTCTTCGTCGTCCGGCGCGAGGAACTCGTCCTCAAGCGGCTGCGCACCGGCGAACTGCGGGACGTGGAGATTCTCGCCGGGTCCGCGCTGCCGGCCGTCCTCAGCGGGCTCGTGCAGTGCGTGCTGCTCGCGGTGGGCTGCGCCGTCCTCCTCGACCTGTCCGCGCCGTCGGCGCCCCACCTGGCCGTCGTCGGCCTGCTGCTGGGCCTGGTGCTGTGCGCCGCGCTCGCGGCGGTCACCGCGAGCTTCACCAGGACCGGCGAGAGCGCGCAGGTCACGCCGCTGCCGATCATGTTCGTCTCGATGGCCGGCTCCGGCTTGTTCCTCCCGCTGGGCCTGCTCCCCGACCGGCTGGCCTCCGTGTGCGAGCTGCTGCCGCTGACACCCGTCATCACCCTGGTGCGCGGCGGCTGGACCGGCGACCTGTCGGCCGCCGACGCGCTGGGCGCCGTGGCGACGGCGGTGGCCTGGACCGTGGTGGCGGTGTTTGCTGTACGACGGTGGTTCCGCTGGGAGCCACGGCACTGA
- a CDS encoding ABC transporter ATP-binding protein, with the protein MQSSGHEHVIEVTDLRRVYGGGFEAVRGIDFSVRRGEVFALLGTNGAGKTSTVELLEGLAAPAAGRVRVLGHDPYTERAAVRPRTGVMLQEGGFPSELTVAETARMWAGCVSGARPPAEVLALVGLSAKTDTRVKQLSGGQRRRLDLALALLGDPEVLFLDEPSTGLDAEGRRDTWELVGALRDQGTTVLLTTHYLEEAEHLADRLAIMHEGRIATTGTPAEVTAAQPSHISFELPDGYFVGDLPPLAGLGVDDHETDGRIVRLRTRELQRAATGLLVWAGQAGVELRRLDVRSASLEEAFLSIAKKVSAQTAATTTNTQKAQKTRKTEKEYTA; encoded by the coding sequence ATGCAATCAAGCGGACACGAACACGTGATTGAGGTCACCGACCTGCGGCGTGTGTACGGGGGCGGGTTCGAGGCCGTGCGCGGAATCGACTTCTCCGTGCGCCGCGGCGAGGTCTTCGCACTGCTGGGCACCAACGGCGCGGGCAAGACGTCGACGGTCGAACTGCTGGAGGGGCTCGCCGCTCCGGCCGCCGGGCGGGTGCGCGTCCTCGGACACGACCCGTACACCGAGCGGGCCGCCGTACGCCCCCGCACCGGCGTCATGCTCCAGGAGGGCGGCTTCCCCTCCGAACTGACCGTCGCCGAGACGGCACGGATGTGGGCGGGTTGCGTGAGCGGCGCCCGCCCGCCCGCGGAGGTGCTGGCGCTGGTCGGTCTGTCGGCGAAGACCGACACCCGGGTGAAGCAGTTGTCCGGGGGCCAGCGGCGCCGCCTGGACCTGGCGCTCGCGCTGCTCGGCGACCCCGAGGTGCTCTTCCTCGACGAACCCAGCACCGGACTGGACGCCGAAGGCCGCCGGGACACCTGGGAGTTGGTCGGTGCGCTGCGCGACCAGGGCACGACCGTGCTGCTGACCACGCACTACCTGGAGGAGGCCGAGCACCTCGCCGACCGGCTCGCGATCATGCACGAGGGCCGGATCGCCACCACCGGCACCCCGGCCGAGGTGACCGCCGCACAGCCGTCCCACATCTCCTTCGAACTGCCCGACGGCTACTTCGTGGGCGACCTGCCGCCGCTGGCCGGACTGGGCGTGGACGACCACGAGACCGACGGCCGGATCGTCCGGCTGCGCACCCGGGAACTCCAGCGCGCGGCCACCGGCCTGCTGGTGTGGGCCGGACAGGCCGGAGTGGAACTGCGGCGCCTGGACGTGCGTTCGGCGTCCCTGGAGGAGGCCTTCCTGAGCATCGCCAAGAAGGTGTCCGCACAGACGGCCGCCACCACGACGAATACGCAGAAGGCGCAGAAGACGCGGAAGACGGAGAAGGAGTACACGGCATGA
- a CDS encoding response regulator transcription factor produces the protein MTTTVRVLLADDEHLIRGALAALLSLEDDLVVVAEAATGPEALAMARAHAPDVAVLDLQMPGADGVKVATSLRAELPACKVLIVTSHGRPGHLKRALAAGVRGFVPKTVSAQRLAELIRTVHAGNRYVDPELAADAISAGDSPLTAREAEVLEHAADGAPVAEIAERAALAEGTVRNYLSSAASKLGAENRHAAVRIARERGWV, from the coding sequence GTGACGACGACCGTGCGCGTCCTGCTCGCCGACGACGAACACCTCATCCGCGGGGCGCTGGCGGCCCTGCTGTCCCTCGAGGACGACCTGGTCGTCGTCGCGGAGGCGGCCACCGGCCCGGAGGCGCTGGCGATGGCCCGGGCACACGCGCCGGACGTCGCCGTACTGGACCTCCAGATGCCCGGCGCCGACGGTGTGAAGGTCGCCACATCGCTGCGGGCCGAGCTGCCCGCCTGCAAGGTGCTGATCGTGACCAGTCACGGGCGGCCGGGGCATCTGAAGCGGGCGCTCGCGGCGGGCGTGCGCGGGTTCGTCCCCAAGACGGTCAGCGCCCAGCGGCTCGCCGAACTGATCCGCACGGTGCACGCCGGAAACCGTTACGTCGACCCCGAGTTGGCCGCCGACGCGATCTCCGCCGGGGACTCCCCGCTGACCGCGCGCGAGGCCGAGGTGCTGGAGCACGCCGCCGACGGGGCGCCCGTCGCGGAGATCGCCGAGCGCGCCGCGCTCGCCGAGGGGACGGTGCGGAACTACCTGTCGTCGGCCGCCAGCAAGCTCGGGGCGGAGAACCGGCACGCGGCGGTGCGGATCGCGAGGGAGCGCGGTTGGGTATAG
- the purS gene encoding phosphoribosylformylglycinamidine synthase subunit PurS codes for MARVVVDVMLKPEILDPQGQAVQRALPRLGFEGISDVRQGKRFELEVDGPVDDAALARIHDLAESFLANTVIEDFTVKVESEDVVAGAAK; via the coding sequence GTGGCACGCGTCGTAGTCGACGTCATGCTCAAGCCGGAGATCCTCGACCCCCAGGGCCAGGCGGTGCAGCGCGCACTGCCGCGACTGGGTTTCGAAGGGATCTCGGACGTCCGCCAGGGAAAGCGATTCGAACTGGAAGTGGACGGGCCGGTCGACGACGCCGCCCTCGCCCGCATCCATGATCTTGCGGAATCCTTCCTCGCCAACACCGTGATCGAGGACTTCACCGTCAAGGTCGAGTCCGAGGACGTAGTCGCGGGAGCCGCGAAGTGA
- a CDS encoding sensor histidine kinase: MRRPGGWWRLKSTPAKVETYTRWSFHFFGVIEILALGVTAFGRTGAGLATVLCLLVTVHAAVCMLVSSRALDWTRGRRPQPVRAMWTLVVVSAVVSATAVVIADRGPAGEVETAAGSVYGGVLCFAAGVMTLGVSGPRRMAAVVGAFAVGAGLLTFPLEMPVLASVVLAGLVLVTGGFLSITSIFSLWLLNAVYALDDAKETRTALAVAEERLRFGRDLHDVMGRNLSVIALKSELAVQLSRRGRPEAVEQMIEVQRIAQESQREVRDVVRGYREAALDVELAGARGVLSAAGIVAKVTGETSGLPAEVQSALGWVVREATTNVLRHGNAEKCSVTVRPAEGRVVLTVENDGVAETAGDGPPAGPGGSGLAGLRERLLAVGGTLEAGAAGRGLFRLTAEVPLPATAAGAALEVAS, encoded by the coding sequence ATGCGCAGGCCGGGCGGATGGTGGCGGCTCAAGAGCACGCCGGCGAAGGTGGAGACGTACACGCGGTGGTCGTTCCACTTCTTCGGGGTCATCGAGATCCTCGCGCTGGGGGTGACCGCCTTCGGCCGGACCGGCGCCGGACTCGCCACCGTGCTGTGTCTGCTGGTGACCGTGCACGCCGCGGTCTGCATGCTGGTCTCGTCCCGGGCGCTGGACTGGACGCGCGGCCGGCGTCCGCAGCCCGTGCGGGCGATGTGGACGCTCGTCGTCGTCAGCGCCGTGGTCTCGGCCACCGCGGTCGTGATCGCGGACCGCGGACCGGCCGGCGAGGTGGAGACCGCGGCGGGCTCCGTCTACGGCGGAGTCCTGTGTTTCGCCGCCGGTGTCATGACGCTCGGGGTGAGCGGCCCGCGGCGCATGGCCGCCGTCGTCGGAGCCTTCGCGGTGGGCGCGGGGCTCCTCACGTTCCCGCTGGAGATGCCCGTCCTCGCGTCGGTCGTGCTGGCCGGCCTGGTGCTGGTGACCGGCGGGTTCCTCTCCATCACCTCGATCTTCTCCCTCTGGCTGCTCAACGCGGTCTACGCGCTCGACGACGCCAAGGAGACCCGGACGGCACTCGCCGTCGCCGAGGAGCGGCTGCGGTTCGGCCGGGACCTGCACGACGTGATGGGCCGCAACCTGTCGGTGATCGCGCTCAAGAGCGAACTGGCCGTCCAGCTGTCCCGGCGCGGACGCCCCGAGGCGGTGGAGCAGATGATCGAGGTGCAGCGCATCGCCCAGGAGTCGCAGCGGGAGGTCCGGGACGTCGTACGCGGCTACCGGGAGGCCGCCCTGGACGTCGAGCTGGCCGGTGCCCGGGGGGTGCTGTCGGCGGCCGGCATCGTCGCGAAGGTCACCGGTGAGACGAGCGGCCTGCCCGCCGAGGTGCAGTCGGCGCTCGGCTGGGTGGTGCGGGAGGCGACGACGAACGTGCTGCGGCACGGGAACGCGGAGAAGTGCTCGGTGACGGTACGGCCTGCGGAGGGGCGAGTGGTGCTGACGGTGGAGAACGACGGGGTGGCGGAGACGGCCGGGGACGGTCCCCCGGCGGGCCCGGGCGGCTCGGGGCTCGCGGGGCTGCGGGAGCGGCTCTTGGCAGTCGGCGGGACGCTGGAGGCGGGGGCCGCCGGCCGGGGCCTGTTCCGGCTGACGGCCGAGGTGCCGCTGCCCGCCACCGCGGCCGGGGCCGCGCTGGAGGTCGCGTCGTGA
- the purQ gene encoding phosphoribosylformylglycinamidine synthase subunit PurQ: protein MTARIGVVTFPGSLDDRDTQRAIRVAGAEPVALWHKDKDLKQVDAVVLCGGFSYGDYLRAGAISRFSPVMDTVIDQAKAGLPVLGICNGFQILTEAHLLPGAMLGNDHLHFVCRDQKLRVENADTSWTGDYTAGQEIHIPLKNRDGRYVADRRTVDELEAEGRVAFRYLDVNPNGSLNDIAGISNAAGNVVGLMPHPEHAVESLIGTGRTDGLPFFTSILKKLVNA, encoded by the coding sequence GTGACCGCTCGTATTGGCGTCGTCACTTTCCCCGGCAGTCTCGACGACCGGGACACGCAGCGCGCGATCCGCGTCGCCGGCGCCGAACCCGTCGCTCTCTGGCACAAGGACAAGGACCTCAAGCAGGTCGACGCCGTGGTGCTGTGCGGCGGATTCTCGTACGGCGATTATCTGCGCGCCGGCGCCATCTCGCGCTTCTCGCCGGTGATGGACACCGTCATCGACCAGGCGAAGGCCGGCCTCCCGGTGCTGGGCATCTGCAACGGCTTCCAGATCCTCACGGAGGCCCACCTGCTGCCGGGCGCCATGCTGGGCAACGACCACCTGCACTTCGTCTGCCGCGACCAGAAGCTGCGGGTGGAGAACGCGGACACCTCCTGGACCGGCGACTACACCGCCGGCCAGGAGATCCACATCCCGCTGAAGAACAGGGACGGCCGCTACGTCGCGGACCGGCGCACGGTGGACGAGCTGGAGGCCGAGGGGCGGGTGGCGTTCCGCTACCTGGACGTGAACCCCAACGGCTCGCTCAACGACATCGCGGGCATCTCCAACGCCGCCGGGAACGTCGTCGGCCTCATGCCGCACCCCGAGCACGCCGTGGAGTCGCTGATCGGTACGGGCCGTACCGACGGCCTGCCGTTCTTCACCTCGATCCTCAAGAAGCTGGTCAACGCATGA
- the purL gene encoding phosphoribosylformylglycinamidine synthase subunit PurL — protein MSRTPLDTVDNAAATPDVELPWAELGLKKDEYERVVEILGRRPTGAELAMYSVMWSEHCSYKSSKVHLRQFGEKAPESEAMLVGIGENAGVVDVGQGYAVTFKVESHNHPSYVEPYQGAATGVGGIVRDIIAMGARPVAVVDPLRFGAADHPDTKRVLPGVVAGIGGYGNCLGLPNIGGEVVFDACYQGNPLVNAGAIGVMRHEDIHLAKASGAGNKVILYGARTGGDGIGGASILASETFDDAKPSKRPAVQVGDPFQEKLLIECTLEAFAEKLVVGIQDLGAAGLSCATSELASNGSGGMRVTLDDVPLRDSTLSPEEILMSESQERMCAVVEPEKVDRFLEICDKWDVIATVIGEVTDGDRLEIFWHGGKIVDVDPRTVAHDGPVYERPYARPDWQDALQADDANKLPRPKTGEELADQVRRLVGSPNQASKQWITQQYDHFVQGNTVLAQPEDSGMIRVDEESGLGVAIATDGNGRYAKLDPYTGAQLALAEAYRNVATTGAKPLAVSDCLNFGSPEDPAVMWQFAEAVRGLADGCLQLGTPVTGGNVSLYNQTGEAAIHPTPVVAVLGVIDDVARRTPVAFQEDGQLLYLLGDTREEFGGSAWSQVIHDHLGGLPPKVDLERERLLGEILISASRDGMIDSAHDLSDGGLVQAVVESALLGGKGARLVVPDGLDAFTFLFSESAGRAVVAVPRSEELRFNDMCGARGLPVTRIGVVDGDAVEVQGEFTLPLTELREAHEGTIPGLLA, from the coding sequence ATGAGCCGGACGCCTCTGGACACGGTCGACAACGCGGCCGCGACCCCCGACGTCGAGCTGCCCTGGGCCGAGCTGGGCCTGAAGAAGGACGAGTACGAGAGGGTCGTGGAGATCCTCGGCCGCCGCCCCACCGGGGCGGAGCTGGCCATGTACTCCGTCATGTGGTCCGAGCACTGCTCGTACAAGAGCAGCAAGGTCCACCTGCGCCAGTTCGGCGAGAAGGCCCCCGAGTCCGAGGCGATGCTCGTCGGCATCGGCGAGAACGCCGGTGTGGTCGACGTCGGCCAGGGCTACGCGGTCACCTTCAAGGTCGAGTCGCACAACCACCCCTCCTACGTGGAGCCCTACCAGGGCGCGGCCACGGGCGTCGGCGGCATCGTCCGCGACATCATCGCGATGGGCGCCCGCCCGGTCGCCGTCGTGGACCCCCTGCGCTTCGGCGCCGCGGACCACCCGGACACCAAGCGCGTCCTGCCCGGCGTCGTCGCCGGCATCGGCGGCTACGGCAACTGCCTGGGCCTGCCCAACATCGGCGGCGAGGTCGTCTTCGACGCCTGCTACCAGGGCAACCCGCTGGTCAACGCCGGTGCCATCGGCGTCATGCGGCACGAGGACATCCACCTCGCCAAGGCGTCCGGCGCGGGCAACAAGGTCATCCTGTACGGCGCCCGCACCGGCGGCGACGGCATCGGCGGCGCGTCGATCCTCGCCTCCGAGACCTTCGACGACGCCAAGCCGTCCAAGCGCCCCGCCGTCCAGGTCGGCGACCCCTTCCAGGAGAAGCTCCTCATCGAGTGCACCCTGGAGGCGTTCGCCGAGAAGCTGGTCGTCGGCATCCAGGACCTGGGAGCGGCGGGCCTGTCCTGCGCGACCAGCGAACTGGCGTCGAACGGCTCGGGCGGCATGCGCGTCACCCTGGACGACGTGCCGCTGCGCGACTCCACGCTCTCGCCCGAGGAAATCCTCATGAGCGAGTCGCAGGAACGCATGTGCGCGGTGGTCGAGCCGGAGAAGGTCGACCGCTTCCTGGAGATCTGCGACAAGTGGGACGTCATCGCCACGGTGATCGGTGAGGTCACGGACGGCGACCGCCTGGAGATCTTCTGGCACGGCGGCAAGATCGTCGACGTCGACCCGCGCACGGTCGCCCACGACGGCCCGGTCTACGAGCGCCCCTACGCCCGCCCGGACTGGCAGGACGCCCTCCAGGCCGACGACGCGAACAAGCTGCCCCGGCCGAAGACGGGCGAGGAGCTGGCGGACCAGGTCCGTCGGCTGGTCGGCTCCCCGAACCAGGCGTCCAAGCAGTGGATCACCCAGCAGTACGACCACTTCGTGCAGGGCAACACGGTCCTCGCCCAGCCCGAGGACTCGGGCATGATCCGCGTGGACGAGGAGTCCGGCCTCGGCGTCGCCATCGCGACCGACGGCAACGGCCGCTACGCCAAGCTCGACCCGTACACGGGCGCGCAGCTGGCGCTCGCGGAGGCCTACCGCAACGTCGCCACGACCGGCGCGAAGCCGCTGGCGGTCTCCGACTGCCTGAACTTCGGCTCGCCGGAGGACCCGGCGGTCATGTGGCAGTTCGCGGAGGCCGTGCGCGGTCTGGCCGACGGCTGCCTGCAGCTCGGCACCCCGGTCACGGGCGGCAACGTCTCCCTCTACAACCAGACGGGCGAGGCCGCCATCCACCCCACCCCGGTGGTCGCGGTCCTCGGCGTCATCGACGACGTGGCCCGCCGCACGCCGGTCGCCTTCCAGGAGGACGGCCAGCTGCTGTACCTGCTGGGCGACACGCGTGAGGAGTTCGGCGGCTCGGCCTGGTCCCAGGTGATCCACGACCACCTCGGCGGCCTGCCCCCGAAGGTCGACCTGGAGCGAGAGCGCCTGCTCGGCGAGATCCTGATCTCCGCCTCCCGCGACGGCATGATCGACTCCGCGCACGACCTGTCCGACGGCGGTCTGGTCCAGGCGGTCGTCGAGTCGGCGCTGCTGGGCGGCAAGGGCGCGCGTCTGGTCGTCCCGGACGGGCTCGACGCGTTCACCTTCCTCTTCTCGGAGTCGGCCGGCCGCGCGGTCGTCGCCGTCCCGCGCTCGGAGGAGCTCCGCTTCAACGACATGTGCGGCGCCCGCGGCCTGCCCGTCACCCGCATCGGCGTGGTCGACGGCGACGCGGTCGAGGTCCAGGGCGAGTTCACCCTCCCCCTGACCGAGCTGCGCGAGGCCCACGAGGGGACGATCCCGGGGCTGCTGGCGTAG